A region from the Bacillota bacterium genome encodes:
- a CDS encoding ribbon-helix-helix protein, CopG family has protein sequence MAEVKRIMICLPDTLLAEVDGIVRKENRNRSEFIREAMRRYIKERRKAEIRTRMKDGYLKMANLNQELAEGALAVDARVLDDYEAYLVGSEEPRDDD, from the coding sequence GTGGCTGAGGTCAAGAGGATCATGATATGCCTGCCGGATACATTGCTAGCGGAAGTGGACGGCATTGTCAGGAAGGAGAATCGCAACAGGAGCGAGTTCATCCGGGAGGCGATGCGCCGCTATATTAAGGAGAGGCGGAAGGCAGAGATACGCACGCGGATGAAGGATGGCTACCTGAAAATGGCGAACCTGAACCAGGAACTTGCTGAGGGCGCCCTCGCTGTCGATGCCCGGGTGCTGGATGATTACGAGGCATATCTTGTCGGGAGTGAAGAGCCCAGGGATGATGATTAG
- a CDS encoding NAD(P)H-hydrate dehydratase — MKVVTAGEMREIDRRTIEDIGIPGIVLMENAGRAVADAAGRVLGSLTVSGSGCDGGGAAGDGDTAGNVAGRRVCIFAGKGNNGGDGFVAARYLANRGARVKAFLLGKKEEVKGDAAVNLAALARMGLEVEELSQGELHKARVAISISDIVIDAIFGTGFKGEISGLAALVIEAINDSSRPVISVDIPSGVDADTGGVAGRCVRASYTVTMGLPKVGLMLYPGALYAGNVVVADIGIPSAFASDERLRFNMSTSGYVRGLLPARHPDSHKGDFGRILVIAGSEGMIGAAALTCLSALRTGAGLVTLGIARSLHDLMEIKLTEVITRPLPETEARSLSIAAQGMIESTAKRADVLAIGPGLSTNSETAQLVRNLLVSLNMPAVVDADALNAIAQDISVLRAARAPLVLTPHGGEMARLLGVNVNEVKRDRLATACRAARQWGKVVVFKGARTIIADPSGAAYINPTGNPGMATAGSGDVLTGAIAGLIAQGLAPFEAAIAGVYIHGLAGDLALEDKGEAGLLAGDILERLPLAETRLRKGR, encoded by the coding sequence ATGAAAGTTGTGACTGCCGGGGAAATGAGGGAGATCGACCGCAGGACAATTGAGGATATCGGGATCCCGGGGATCGTCTTGATGGAGAACGCCGGTCGCGCCGTTGCGGATGCCGCCGGCAGGGTGCTTGGTAGTCTTACCGTTAGCGGGTCCGGCTGCGATGGCGGAGGTGCGGCTGGGGACGGGGACACGGCCGGGAACGTTGCCGGCCGCCGGGTTTGCATCTTCGCGGGCAAGGGGAATAACGGTGGGGACGGGTTTGTTGCGGCTCGCTACCTCGCAAATAGGGGGGCACGGGTCAAGGCTTTCCTCCTGGGCAAGAAGGAGGAGGTCAAGGGTGATGCCGCAGTCAACCTCGCGGCGCTCGCCAGGATGGGACTCGAGGTTGAAGAGCTATCCCAGGGTGAATTGCACAAGGCCCGGGTCGCCATATCCATCTCCGATATCGTAATCGATGCGATTTTCGGCACGGGTTTCAAGGGGGAGATTAGCGGGCTTGCAGCTCTTGTCATCGAGGCGATAAACGATTCCTCCCGCCCCGTCATCTCTGTGGATATACCGTCAGGCGTTGACGCCGATACGGGAGGGGTTGCAGGGAGGTGCGTCAGGGCATCATATACCGTGACAATGGGCCTGCCCAAGGTGGGGCTCATGCTGTATCCCGGAGCGCTCTATGCGGGGAACGTCGTTGTCGCCGATATTGGCATACCATCAGCCTTCGCCTCCGACGAGAGGCTGCGCTTTAATATGTCGACGTCCGGTTACGTGCGGGGGTTATTGCCCGCGAGGCACCCCGATTCCCACAAGGGCGATTTCGGGAGGATCCTCGTGATCGCCGGGTCCGAGGGAATGATAGGAGCTGCTGCGCTGACCTGTCTTTCGGCTTTGCGTACCGGGGCGGGCCTTGTCACCCTCGGCATTGCCCGGAGCCTTCACGATTTGATGGAAATAAAGCTCACAGAGGTTATAACAAGGCCGCTTCCCGAAACGGAGGCGCGGTCCTTGAGCATTGCCGCGCAAGGCATGATCGAAAGCACTGCAAAGCGAGCGGATGTGCTTGCTATAGGGCCGGGGCTTTCCACAAATAGCGAAACGGCCCAGCTTGTCAGGAATCTGCTTGTATCCCTCAACATGCCAGCCGTCGTAGATGCGGATGCTCTCAATGCTATCGCCCAGGACATCTCCGTGCTCCGGGCCGCGCGGGCGCCTCTCGTCCTGACGCCTCATGGGGGGGAGATGGCCAGGCTCCTTGGCGTCAACGTTAACGAGGTGAAACGAGACAGGCTTGCTACAGCTTGCAGGGCGGCAAGGCAATGGGGCAAGGTTGTGGTCTTTAAGGGTGCGAGGACGATTATCGCCGATCCATCGGGGGCTGCATATATAAACCCCACCGGTAACCCGGGGATGGCGACTGCCGGTAGCGGCGACGTGTTAACCGGCGCGATAGCCGGCCTGATCGCTCAGGGACTGGCCCCTTTTGAGGCAGCCATCGCTGGTGTCTATATTCACGGGCTCGCGGGCGACTTGGCCCTGGAGGATAAAGGAGAGGCTGGGCTCCTCGCCGGGGATATCCTTGAGAGGTTGCCGCTCGCGGAGACACGGCTCAGGAAAGGCCGGTAG
- a CDS encoding type II toxin-antitoxin system PemK/MazF family toxin, translating into MMIRRGDIYYADLNPVIGSEQGGIRPVIILQNDIGNRYSPTTIVAAVTSKIKRAKLPTHVELSAARSKLDVDSVALLEQIRTLDTRRLKEKVSHLDPRTMEKINKALEISLGLDDLNDL; encoded by the coding sequence ATGATGATTAGGAGGGGCGACATCTATTACGCTGACCTTAACCCCGTCATCGGTTCCGAGCAGGGCGGCATTCGTCCCGTCATCATCTTGCAGAATGATATAGGGAACCGGTACAGCCCGACCACCATAGTTGCAGCTGTAACGTCCAAAATCAAGCGGGCCAAGCTTCCCACGCATGTTGAACTGTCTGCGGCCAGGAGCAAGCTGGATGTAGATTCGGTGGCGCTGCTCGAGCAGATTCGAACCCTCGATACCCGCAGGTTGAAGGAAAAGGTATCCCACCTGGACCCGCGGACCATGGAGAAAATCAACAAGGCGTTGGAGATCAGCCTGGGCCTGGATGATTTGAACGATCTGTGA
- the lpdA gene encoding dihydrolipoyl dehydrogenase, whose protein sequence is MNRENDRENVGTGINSGNSNSSNEFDVIVIGGGPGGYVAAIRAAQLGAGAGSRVCLVEKADLGGTCLNRGCIPTKALVASASALEFVKRLGDFGVRAGDGEVSYDFGAMMDRKDRIVERLRGGVAFLLKKHKVTVIKGKARLTGARTVEVELEGQQATARPDARPVRDGETGAQAGEGTVVLGAGTIIIATGSRPVIFPGFEHDGETILTSDEVLNLREVPGTLLIVGGGVIGCEFACIFSALGTKVTIIELMSSILPTEDKDIQRLLSAAMRKRGVQVKTGIKITSIARVDGQAVATLESGETVVCDKALISVGRACNSDGIGLESAGVNVGRKGEIIVDDMMATSVPGIYAIGDVTGKTLLAHVASAQGIVAAHNIMGGRKQMNYDAVPACIFTAPEIASVGLTADKAREHGIEVAVGRFPFAASGKAVSMNEVEGFVKMVADKETDRLLGVQIVGPHATELIAEATLAVRSSITACEFAETIHAHPTLSEALMEAAEAVHGLSIHSA, encoded by the coding sequence ATGAACAGGGAGAATGATAGGGAGAATGTTGGTACAGGCATCAACTCTGGCAACAGCAACTCAAGCAATGAATTTGACGTTATCGTGATCGGAGGAGGGCCCGGCGGTTATGTGGCAGCGATCCGGGCGGCGCAGCTCGGCGCCGGAGCTGGCTCCAGGGTCTGCCTGGTAGAGAAGGCTGACTTGGGCGGCACATGCCTCAATCGGGGTTGTATCCCTACTAAGGCCCTTGTCGCAAGCGCTTCTGCGCTTGAGTTTGTGAAGCGGCTCGGCGATTTCGGGGTGCGTGCCGGGGACGGGGAAGTCAGCTACGATTTCGGGGCGATGATGGACCGGAAGGACAGGATCGTGGAGCGGTTGAGGGGCGGCGTGGCCTTCCTCCTCAAAAAGCACAAGGTGACCGTCATCAAGGGGAAGGCCCGGCTTACAGGGGCGAGAACCGTTGAGGTGGAATTGGAGGGCCAGCAGGCGACTGCTCGACCGGATGCCCGGCCGGTGCGGGATGGCGAAACAGGAGCGCAGGCAGGCGAGGGCACTGTCGTGCTGGGCGCCGGGACCATCATCATCGCGACCGGGTCGCGTCCTGTGATATTCCCGGGTTTCGAGCACGACGGGGAGACCATCCTCACGAGCGATGAGGTTCTAAATCTCAGGGAGGTTCCCGGCACCCTCCTTATCGTTGGTGGTGGCGTTATCGGGTGCGAGTTTGCCTGCATTTTCTCGGCGCTCGGGACCAAGGTTACCATAATAGAACTTATGTCATCAATCCTCCCGACCGAGGATAAGGATATCCAGAGGCTATTGTCGGCCGCCATGCGAAAGCGCGGCGTGCAGGTGAAAACCGGCATTAAGATCACGTCGATCGCGAGGGTCGACGGCCAGGCCGTGGCGACCCTCGAGTCCGGGGAGACTGTGGTGTGCGATAAAGCGCTCATTTCCGTAGGCAGGGCGTGCAACTCGGACGGTATAGGGCTGGAATCCGCCGGCGTCAATGTAGGCCGCAAGGGGGAGATCATCGTTGATGATATGATGGCCACCAGTGTGCCAGGAATTTACGCGATCGGCGATGTGACCGGAAAAACCTTGCTTGCCCATGTTGCTTCAGCTCAGGGTATTGTGGCGGCGCATAATATTATGGGCGGCAGGAAGCAGATGAATTACGATGCTGTGCCGGCCTGCATCTTCACCGCGCCGGAGATCGCAAGCGTGGGCCTGACCGCGGATAAGGCGCGGGAGCATGGGATCGAAGTGGCCGTGGGTAGATTTCCGTTTGCGGCCAGCGGCAAGGCAGTCAGCATGAACGAGGTTGAAGGTTTCGTCAAGATGGTAGCCGACAAGGAAACTGACAGACTTCTCGGGGTCCAGATCGTCGGGCCGCACGCGACGGAGCTCATAGCCGAGGCCACGCTCGCGGTGAGGTCATCGATAACGGCGTGCGAATTCGCCGAGACGATCCATGCTCACCCGACGCTCTCAGAAGCGTTGATGGAGGCAGCCGAGGCTGTGCATGGACTTTCTATCCACAGCGCGTAG
- the alr gene encoding alanine racemase, with amino-acid sequence MLDRPTRAEINLDNIAHNMREIRRKIGPGPEIMAVVKADAYGHGAEKVSATVLGSGATWLGVATVEEGILLRKSGIIAPILILGTIFPPQAKRALRYGLTVTVSDYEFAEALALCATQEGRRAKVHVKIDTGMSRIGVTPGDAVSFVRRLAALPNIEIEGVFTHFATADSDLDFARVQLDRFNGVLASLSEGGIKIPIRHAANSAAILTLLESHFNMVRAGIIIYGLSPFGLQGRMPSHHGPGSSPNPTLDLRPALSLKTRVAYVKRVPAGTPVSYGCTHVTRCATTIATLPIGYADGLIRALSNKGHVLIKGQRCPIVGTICMDTCMVDAGDLEVEAGDEAVLIGRQDNREITAEEVADAAGTINYEIVCAISKRVPRIYLPNS; translated from the coding sequence ATGCTGGATAGGCCGACGCGGGCGGAGATCAACCTGGATAATATAGCTCATAATATGCGGGAGATCCGCAGGAAGATAGGCCCGGGGCCGGAGATAATGGCCGTCGTAAAAGCTGATGCGTATGGCCACGGGGCCGAAAAGGTCTCGGCTACCGTGCTCGGGAGCGGCGCGACCTGGCTGGGCGTGGCAACGGTCGAAGAGGGGATCCTCCTACGCAAAAGCGGAATTATAGCGCCCATCCTCATATTGGGCACGATCTTCCCCCCGCAGGCCAAGAGGGCTTTACGTTATGGACTGACGGTTACCGTGTCGGATTATGAATTCGCGGAGGCCCTGGCTTTATGCGCAACCCAGGAGGGGCGGAGGGCCAAGGTCCATGTGAAAATAGACACGGGGATGAGCCGGATCGGCGTCACCCCCGGGGATGCCGTGAGCTTTGTGAGGAGGCTCGCCGCGCTGCCAAATATCGAGATCGAGGGGGTTTTTACGCACTTTGCAACGGCGGATAGCGACCTCGATTTCGCCCGGGTCCAGCTCGATAGGTTTAACGGGGTCCTCGCCAGCCTCTCGGAGGGCGGTATTAAGATCCCTATCCGGCATGCCGCCAACAGCGCGGCGATTCTCACCCTACTGGAGAGCCATTTTAACATGGTGAGGGCCGGGATCATCATATACGGGCTCTCCCCTTTTGGTCTGCAGGGCAGAATGCCCTCGCATCACGGCCCGGGCTCGAGCCCCAACCCTACCCTGGACCTCCGGCCCGCTCTCAGTCTGAAAACGCGCGTGGCCTATGTCAAGAGGGTTCCCGCCGGGACGCCCGTAAGCTATGGTTGCACCCATGTAACCCGTTGCGCGACGACCATCGCAACGCTCCCGATCGGGTATGCTGATGGCCTGATAAGGGCCCTCTCAAATAAGGGGCACGTGCTGATAAAGGGGCAGCGCTGTCCCATAGTCGGCACAATATGCATGGATACCTGCATGGTGGATGCGGGTGATCTCGAGGTGGAGGCCGGGGATGAGGCCGTGCTCATCGGCAGGCAGGATAATAGAGAGATAACTGCGGAGGAAGTGGCGGACGCTGCGGGAACGATCAATTACGAGATTGTGTGCGCCATAAGCAAGAGGGTTCCGAGGATTTATCTTCCAAATAGCTAA
- a CDS encoding phosphoglucosamine mutase, producing MGRLFGTDGVRDVANAGLSPELAFKLGRAGGAMLLRKGFDHPRIVLGRDTRISGDMLEAALIAGMTSCGAEVLKVGVIPTPGVAFLTRELKAHAGVVISASHNPVEYNGIKFFSSDGFKLLDEDEELIEQLALDGQAYEDIPRPTGGGIGMVRAVADAEDLYARYIMKTAEIDLSGYRIVIDCAHGAAYRVAPRVLSELGATVIPINVEPNGVNINVDCGSTHPERAQEAVKEHGADLGLAHDGDADRLIAIDENGHIVDGDHIMAICGLDRLRNGSLPGNTIVATVYSNLGLVRALEREGGQVIMTRAGDRYVLEEMLKRGAALGGEQSGHVIFLDHNTTGDGLITALQLLSVMKRTGKCLSELAAIMETYPQVLVNVRVHDKSGLENNHRIAKAIESAEGRLLGEGRIFVRCSGTEPLVRILGEGPDASIVESAVNDVARVIEEELC from the coding sequence ATGGGCAGGCTTTTCGGGACCGACGGGGTTAGGGATGTGGCAAATGCGGGGCTCTCGCCTGAGCTCGCATTCAAGCTGGGCAGGGCCGGCGGCGCCATGTTATTGAGAAAGGGCTTTGACCATCCTAGAATAGTGCTGGGGCGCGATACGCGGATATCCGGGGATATGCTGGAGGCTGCCCTGATTGCGGGCATGACGTCCTGCGGGGCCGAGGTGTTGAAGGTCGGCGTGATCCCAACGCCAGGAGTCGCTTTTTTGACGAGGGAGCTCAAGGCCCACGCCGGGGTCGTTATCTCGGCGTCTCATAATCCAGTAGAGTATAACGGGATAAAGTTTTTCTCGTCAGATGGCTTCAAGCTCCTCGATGAGGATGAGGAGCTGATCGAGCAGTTGGCGCTGGACGGCCAGGCCTACGAGGATATCCCGCGGCCGACGGGCGGGGGGATAGGCATGGTGCGGGCCGTCGCGGACGCCGAGGATCTATATGCGCGCTATATTATGAAGACTGCTGAGATAGATCTCTCGGGTTACAGGATAGTAATTGACTGCGCTCACGGCGCAGCTTACCGGGTTGCGCCCCGCGTCCTGTCAGAGTTGGGGGCAACGGTTATCCCCATCAACGTTGAGCCAAACGGCGTGAATATAAATGTCGATTGTGGATCCACGCATCCCGAGAGGGCGCAAGAGGCCGTCAAGGAGCATGGGGCGGACCTGGGGTTGGCTCACGATGGCGATGCCGACAGGCTCATAGCCATCGATGAGAATGGACATATCGTGGATGGCGACCACATCATGGCGATCTGTGGCCTCGACAGGCTCCGGAACGGCTCCCTGCCCGGGAATACCATCGTTGCGACCGTTTACAGCAATCTCGGGCTTGTGCGCGCCCTTGAAAGAGAGGGTGGCCAGGTGATCATGACCAGAGCCGGCGACCGGTATGTGCTCGAGGAGATGCTCAAGCGCGGAGCCGCCCTCGGCGGAGAGCAGTCTGGACATGTAATTTTCCTCGATCATAATACGACTGGCGATGGGCTGATAACCGCCCTCCAGCTGCTTTCCGTCATGAAGAGGACCGGCAAATGCCTCTCGGAGCTTGCAGCCATAATGGAGACCTACCCCCAGGTGTTGGTGAATGTGAGGGTCCACGATAAGAGCGGGCTTGAGAATAACCACCGCATAGCGAAGGCCATAGAGAGCGCGGAGGGAAGGCTTTTGGGTGAAGGCCGTATATTTGTACGGTGCTCGGGCACGGAGCCCCTGGTTAGGATCCTTGGGGAGGGCCCCGATGCATCAATTGTTGAGAGTGCAGTAAACGATGTCGCGCGCGTCATAGAGGAGGAATTGTGCTAG
- a CDS encoding amidohydrolase: MSSQCVMLENAKRIEPRLIEIRRAIHMNPELGGMEFKTSRLVAQVLQEFGMKVTENVAGTGIVGLLRGAGDVTGAAGAGEKTVAIRADMDALPIQDKKDVPYRSRIPGVMHACGHDGHVAMVLGAAMLLADLKNQNKLPGNVKFIFQPAEEGPGGAKPMIEAGVLKNPRVDMILGIHIWPEIPAGRVAIKSGAALASTDEIRIRIKGEGGHGAAPHRAVDAIVVAAQVISALQTIVSREVSPMSPVVLTIGTIHGGYRHNVIADEVAMTGTLRTLNPAVRMELPGRIDRLLRGIAGGMRASAEFTHIPGYPPTVNDGRIAELASRSAARVVGDTNVIREIEPSLGGEDFSYFLELVPGVFIMLGAGNPEAGITFPSHHPRFDFDERALAIGAAILAQATFDYLSLPESGGDFLP; the protein is encoded by the coding sequence ATGTCGTCGCAGTGCGTGATGCTTGAAAACGCAAAGAGGATTGAGCCCAGGCTCATTGAGATCAGGCGCGCGATCCACATGAACCCCGAATTGGGCGGGATGGAATTTAAAACATCCCGCCTTGTTGCTCAGGTGCTTCAGGAATTTGGGATGAAGGTTACAGAGAACGTCGCAGGGACGGGGATTGTTGGCCTTCTAAGGGGAGCCGGTGACGTTACAGGTGCAGCCGGGGCGGGCGAGAAGACCGTGGCGATCAGGGCGGATATGGATGCGTTGCCGATTCAGGATAAAAAGGATGTTCCATACCGGTCGAGGATCCCCGGCGTCATGCACGCATGCGGTCATGACGGCCATGTGGCCATGGTACTCGGGGCTGCGATGCTCCTAGCCGACCTGAAGAACCAGAACAAGCTCCCCGGCAACGTAAAATTCATATTCCAGCCGGCTGAGGAGGGCCCCGGAGGGGCAAAGCCCATGATCGAGGCCGGTGTTCTTAAAAACCCCAGGGTTGATATGATACTGGGGATACACATCTGGCCCGAAATCCCCGCTGGCAGGGTGGCAATAAAGAGCGGTGCAGCCCTCGCGTCCACCGATGAAATACGGATAAGGATCAAGGGTGAGGGCGGTCATGGCGCGGCCCCCCACAGGGCGGTGGATGCCATAGTCGTGGCGGCGCAGGTCATAAGCGCCCTGCAGACGATAGTGAGCCGCGAGGTGAGCCCAATGAGCCCCGTGGTCCTGACTATAGGGACGATCCACGGGGGCTATCGCCATAACGTCATAGCCGACGAGGTGGCCATGACGGGCACGCTCAGGACCCTGAACCCCGCGGTAAGGATGGAGCTCCCGGGAAGGATAGACCGCCTCCTGCGCGGTATAGCGGGCGGCATGAGGGCATCAGCGGAGTTTACGCATATACCGGGGTATCCTCCCACTGTCAATGATGGCCGGATCGCGGAGCTCGCATCGCGCTCGGCGGCCAGGGTCGTAGGGGACACCAATGTAATCCGCGAGATCGAGCCATCCCTGGGCGGCGAGGACTTTTCCTATTTTCTCGAGCTCGTCCCCGGGGTTTTCATCATGCTGGGTGCCGGCAACCCGGAAGCCGGTATCACCTTTCCCTCCCATCACCCGCGGTTTGATTTTGATGAGCGCGCTCTCGCTATCGGCGCCGCTATACTGGCCCAGGCTACGTTCGACTACCTCTCCCTCCCGGAATCCGGCGGCGATTTCCTGCCCTGA
- the glmS gene encoding glutamine--fructose-6-phosphate transaminase (isomerizing) encodes MCGIVGYIGDKQATPILLENLKKLEYRGYDSSGLAVYDRDRIEVRKAEGRIARLEEMLKGDEPGGSAGIGHTRWATHGRPSDINAHPHADCSGEFVVVHNGIIENYLELKEWLESRGHTFKSETDTEVLPHLVEEFYRGGPGDSEGDDPVNDGELEAAVREAIGRAQGSFAIAVMSQREPDRIVVARKNSPLIVGLGDGENFLASDIPALLAWTNRVIVLDDGEMAVLTRDGVRVSTFDGEPVAKDVLDVKWGPGLIEKGGYEHFMLKEIHEEPRAIRDTLAGRINGRTGEVSLEDFELDDDYLRRLKKIAIVACGTAYHAGLVGKKVIERLARIPVEVELASEFRYSDPMVGPDVLTIVISQSGETADTLAGLREARARGSRVLAITNVVGSSVAREADDVIHTWAGPEIAVASTKAYVAQLVSLYLFGIYLGRRAGALKPEDSKRLVEEIRQLPQHVDMLFGRHEERVRDFAREFARCEDVFFIGRGLDYAVSMEGSLKLKEVSYIRAEAYAAGELKHGTLALIVQGVPVFALTTQLDVYEKMLSNIKEVKARDATVIALAFEGDETIGKLVDYVIHIPKVDPLLTPVLSVVPLQLFAYYAAVARGCDVDKPRNLAKSVTVE; translated from the coding sequence ATGTGTGGGATAGTAGGGTATATCGGCGATAAACAGGCAACGCCGATCCTCCTGGAGAATCTTAAGAAATTGGAATATCGGGGCTACGATTCATCTGGCCTGGCGGTTTATGATCGTGATAGAATAGAAGTGCGAAAGGCCGAGGGCAGGATCGCGCGACTCGAGGAGATGCTGAAGGGCGATGAACCCGGGGGCTCGGCCGGCATAGGCCATACGCGGTGGGCGACCCATGGTCGTCCTTCTGATATAAACGCCCACCCGCACGCGGATTGCTCCGGCGAGTTCGTCGTGGTCCACAACGGCATTATCGAGAACTACCTCGAGCTGAAGGAGTGGCTGGAATCCAGGGGTCATACCTTCAAATCGGAGACGGATACAGAGGTCCTGCCGCACCTTGTGGAGGAGTTTTACAGGGGAGGACCTGGTGACAGCGAAGGGGACGACCCCGTCAATGATGGGGAGCTCGAGGCGGCCGTCCGGGAGGCTATAGGGCGGGCACAGGGTTCATTCGCTATCGCGGTTATGAGCCAGCGCGAGCCGGACAGGATAGTTGTTGCGCGAAAGAACAGCCCCCTCATCGTCGGCCTCGGGGATGGCGAGAACTTCCTCGCATCCGACATACCCGCCCTGCTTGCCTGGACCAACAGGGTAATAGTCCTGGATGACGGGGAGATGGCCGTCCTGACGAGGGATGGGGTCAGGGTATCGACCTTTGATGGTGAGCCCGTTGCCAAGGATGTCCTCGATGTCAAGTGGGGGCCCGGTTTGATCGAAAAGGGCGGGTATGAACACTTCATGTTGAAGGAAATCCACGAAGAGCCGCGGGCCATCCGGGATACGCTCGCAGGCCGCATAAATGGCAGGACCGGGGAGGTCTCGCTCGAGGATTTCGAGCTCGATGATGATTACCTCCGGCGCCTGAAGAAGATCGCCATCGTAGCGTGTGGGACGGCCTACCATGCCGGGCTCGTCGGGAAAAAGGTGATCGAGAGGCTCGCCCGGATCCCTGTGGAGGTTGAACTAGCTTCTGAGTTCAGGTATAGCGACCCGATGGTGGGGCCTGACGTGCTCACCATCGTGATAAGCCAGTCGGGGGAGACGGCGGACACGCTTGCCGGCCTGCGTGAGGCAAGGGCGCGCGGCTCGCGGGTCCTCGCGATAACGAATGTGGTTGGGAGCTCCGTCGCGCGCGAAGCGGATGACGTAATTCATACGTGGGCAGGGCCGGAGATCGCGGTCGCGTCCACTAAGGCATACGTGGCGCAGCTTGTGAGCCTCTACCTGTTCGGGATATACCTGGGCAGGAGGGCGGGGGCCCTCAAGCCCGAGGACAGCAAGCGCCTTGTTGAGGAGATCAGGCAGCTGCCCCAGCATGTTGATATGCTGTTCGGGCGCCACGAGGAGCGGGTGAGGGATTTTGCGAGGGAGTTCGCTAGGTGCGAGGATGTTTTCTTCATCGGGAGGGGCCTTGACTACGCTGTATCCATGGAGGGCAGCCTCAAGCTGAAAGAGGTTTCATATATCCGCGCCGAGGCATATGCGGCGGGCGAGTTGAAGCACGGGACCCTCGCGCTCATCGTCCAGGGGGTGCCGGTGTTTGCCCTCACCACGCAGCTTGATGTGTATGAAAAGATGTTGAGCAATATCAAGGAAGTCAAGGCGAGGGACGCAACAGTGATCGCCCTGGCTTTCGAGGGCGATGAAACCATTGGGAAGCTTGTCGATTATGTAATTCATATCCCAAAGGTGGACCCCCTGCTTACGCCGGTGCTTTCCGTTGTCCCGCTCCAGCTTTTCGCCTATTATGCGGCTGTGGCGCGCGGGTGCGACGTGGATAAACCGAGGAATCTGGCAAAGAGCGTAACCGTGGAATAG
- the acpS gene encoding holo-ACP synthase — MIKGIGVDMIEIGRIAELMVRKGDRLSERVFTPRELECARDGRYHGLAARFAAKEAVAKALGTGVRGFGWNEIEIVENPSGAPAVVLHGRAVDVARRLGVGQVFVSLSHCDSYAIAFAIAVGGDHASHESCDCRGNEGDRPQDN, encoded by the coding sequence ATGATAAAGGGCATCGGCGTGGACATGATCGAGATAGGGCGCATAGCCGAGCTCATGGTCCGCAAGGGTGACAGGCTCAGCGAAAGGGTATTTACCCCGCGGGAGCTTGAATGCGCGAGGGATGGCCGCTATCATGGTCTCGCCGCTCGTTTTGCGGCGAAGGAGGCGGTTGCAAAGGCCCTTGGGACCGGCGTAAGAGGGTTTGGGTGGAACGAGATCGAGATCGTCGAGAACCCATCGGGGGCGCCAGCGGTCGTCCTTCACGGAAGGGCGGTAGACGTTGCCAGGCGCCTCGGGGTCGGCCAGGTGTTTGTCAGCCTGTCTCATTGCGATAGCTATGCGATCGCCTTCGCCATTGCAGTTGGGGGTGACCATGCATCTCATGAAAGTTGTGACTGCCGGGGAAATGAGGGAGATCGACCGCAGGACAATTGA